In Brevibacillus brevis, a genomic segment contains:
- the fliI gene encoding flagellar protein export ATPase FliI yields the protein MSILDLSKYKHALLGLDPMRVNGKVTQVVGLTIESQGPEVKLGEICHLFPSNSREPIIAEVVGFRENKVLLMPLGELEAIGPGCDVVATGRSLEVKVGPEMLGSVLDGLGRPFQGTLPVGLTSFPTNNLPPNPILRPRIQEALSVGVRAIDGLLTIGKGQRVGIFAGSGVGKSTLMGMIARNTTADINVIGLIGERGREVMEFIERDLGEEGLKKSVVVVATSDQPAMIRIKGAMIATSIAEYFRDRGMNVMLMMDSVTRFAMAQREVGLAIGEPPATRGYTPSVFALLPRLMERAGTADRGSITAFYTVLVDSDDMNDPIADAVRGILDGHIVLDRKIAQKGHFPAIDVLASVSRVMTEIVSDSHLEAARQLKKHLATYTEAEDLINIGAYKPGTNREIDAAIRYRDVIRDFTAQGTHESSTLQSAIKALTANFGGVN from the coding sequence ATGAGCATTCTCGATCTGTCCAAATACAAACACGCCTTGCTCGGGCTCGATCCGATGCGTGTGAATGGAAAGGTCACGCAAGTCGTCGGACTGACAATCGAGTCGCAAGGCCCCGAAGTCAAGCTCGGGGAAATTTGCCACCTGTTTCCAAGCAACAGCCGCGAGCCGATCATCGCAGAAGTAGTCGGGTTCCGAGAAAACAAGGTACTGCTCATGCCGCTTGGCGAGCTCGAGGCGATCGGCCCGGGGTGCGATGTCGTCGCGACGGGGCGTTCGCTGGAAGTCAAGGTCGGTCCTGAAATGCTCGGCTCCGTCTTGGACGGACTGGGGCGGCCGTTTCAAGGCACACTGCCAGTGGGACTGACCTCCTTTCCGACGAACAACCTGCCGCCCAATCCGATTTTGCGCCCGCGAATTCAAGAAGCGTTGAGCGTAGGTGTCCGAGCCATCGACGGACTGCTGACCATCGGGAAAGGCCAACGCGTAGGTATCTTCGCCGGATCCGGTGTCGGAAAGAGTACCTTGATGGGAATGATCGCGCGCAATACGACGGCAGATATCAATGTGATCGGATTGATCGGGGAACGCGGTCGGGAGGTCATGGAGTTTATTGAAAGGGATCTGGGGGAAGAAGGATTAAAGAAATCCGTTGTCGTCGTAGCCACATCGGACCAGCCCGCCATGATCCGGATCAAAGGCGCCATGATTGCCACGTCAATCGCTGAGTATTTCCGTGATCGCGGCATGAACGTCATGCTGATGATGGATTCCGTCACCCGTTTTGCCATGGCCCAAAGGGAAGTCGGGCTGGCCATTGGTGAGCCCCCTGCAACCCGTGGGTACACTCCGTCCGTTTTTGCATTGCTGCCGAGGCTGATGGAGCGGGCGGGTACAGCGGATCGCGGTAGCATTACCGCCTTTTACACCGTGCTCGTAGATTCGGATGACATGAACGACCCGATCGCCGATGCGGTTCGCGGGATTCTGGACGGACACATCGTTTTGGACCGGAAAATTGCGCAAAAAGGACATTTTCCTGCGATTGATGTACTCGCCAGCGTAAGCCGGGTCATGACGGAGATCGTAAGCGACAGCCATCTGGAAGCGGCCCGTCAGTTGAAAAAGCATCTGGCCACCTACACGGAAGCAGAGGACCTGATCAACATCGGAGCCTACAAACCGGGGACGAACCGGGAGATCGACGCTGCGATTCGCTACAGGGACGTCATCCGCGATTTTACGGCACAGGGTACGCACGAGTCATCTACGTTGCAAAGTGCTATCAAAGCGTTGACCGCGAATTTCGGGGGAGTGAACTAA
- the fliH gene encoding flagellar assembly protein FliH encodes MISLSRIIKASFYQPSDDSVLLSVTPVPLKTEVDPERLQENQKILSAAEEEAQNIIRDAEESAQKILQQAAQQAEEIRRQAMQEVELWWEQKRTEAETLFQNVHEEASSAGHLAGYEAGKQQAYEEESNAVGQARTVLESAFAEKQRIVAEAEPFLVELSIEVAKKVIAAELAQAPEKVLEIVKRVMSRSRVHGHITVCVNHKHFDFVQEHRAQLLELLDGQAELSIYPDYTVQDDGCVIRTPLGSVDARIDTQLTEIRQALLEIARGSEAP; translated from the coding sequence ATGATATCATTGTCTAGAATCATCAAAGCCTCTTTTTATCAGCCTTCTGACGATTCCGTGCTCCTTTCTGTGACACCTGTACCACTAAAGACGGAAGTTGATCCGGAAAGGTTGCAAGAAAATCAAAAAATTTTAAGCGCGGCTGAGGAAGAAGCGCAAAACATCATACGGGACGCGGAAGAATCCGCTCAAAAAATATTGCAGCAGGCAGCCCAGCAGGCCGAGGAGATCAGGCGTCAGGCGATGCAGGAGGTCGAGCTGTGGTGGGAACAAAAGCGCACAGAAGCAGAAACACTGTTTCAAAACGTTCACGAAGAAGCGTCTAGCGCAGGACATCTGGCTGGCTATGAAGCGGGGAAGCAGCAGGCATACGAGGAAGAATCGAATGCTGTTGGACAAGCCCGCACGGTGTTGGAGAGTGCGTTTGCTGAAAAACAGCGCATTGTAGCGGAAGCGGAGCCGTTCCTGGTGGAGCTCAGCATCGAGGTGGCGAAAAAAGTGATTGCGGCAGAGCTGGCACAGGCACCGGAGAAGGTCCTGGAAATCGTGAAGCGAGTGATGAGCCGCTCGAGAGTCCACGGACACATCACGGTATGCGTCAATCACAAACATTTTGACTTCGTACAAGAACATCGGGCGCAGTTGCTTGAGCTGCTGGATGGCCAAGCGGAGCTTTCGATTTACCCGGACTACACCGTACAAGATGACGGATGTGTCATTCGCACCCCTCTCGGAAGCGTCGATGCACGCATTGATACGCAATTGACGGAAATCAGGCAGGCACTGCTTGAAATCGCGCGAGGAAGTGAAGCGCCATGA
- the fliG gene encoding flagellar motor switch protein FliG gives MARGAKELTGRQKAAILLISLGPEISAQVFKHLREDEIEQLTLEIANVRKVDNDEKDKILAEFHQIAVAKEVIAQGGITYAKEILQKALGETKAMDIINRLTANLQVRPFDFARKADPGQILNFIQNEHPQTIALVLSYLEAQQAAMILSALPQERQAEVAKRIAMMDSTSPEVIAQVEQVLEQKLSATVTQDYTQAGGIEAIVAVLNGVDRGTERTILDSLEIQDPELAEEIKKRMFVFEDIATLDNRSIQRVIRDVENADLQLSLKVSSEEVREVIFRNMSKRMADTFKEEMEFMGPVRLRDVEEAQSRIVAIIRRLEEAGEIIIARGGGDDIIV, from the coding sequence ATGGCTCGCGGCGCTAAAGAGTTGACTGGTCGACAGAAGGCGGCTATCTTGCTCATCTCACTCGGGCCGGAAATCTCCGCCCAAGTGTTCAAACACTTGCGTGAAGACGAGATCGAGCAATTGACGTTGGAAATCGCCAATGTTCGAAAAGTAGATAACGATGAAAAAGACAAAATCTTGGCTGAGTTCCACCAGATCGCAGTGGCAAAAGAAGTGATCGCGCAAGGCGGAATTACATACGCCAAGGAAATTTTGCAGAAGGCCTTGGGCGAGACAAAAGCGATGGATATTATCAATCGCCTCACCGCCAACTTGCAAGTGCGGCCATTTGATTTCGCCAGAAAAGCGGACCCCGGCCAAATCTTGAACTTTATTCAAAATGAGCATCCGCAAACGATCGCATTGGTCTTGTCCTATCTTGAGGCACAGCAGGCGGCGATGATCTTGTCGGCTTTGCCGCAAGAACGCCAAGCAGAAGTAGCGAAGCGGATTGCGATGATGGACAGCACATCTCCGGAGGTAATTGCACAAGTCGAGCAAGTGCTGGAGCAAAAGCTTTCCGCTACAGTCACCCAGGACTACACCCAGGCCGGCGGTATCGAAGCCATCGTGGCGGTACTCAACGGTGTCGATCGCGGTACCGAACGTACCATTCTGGACTCGTTGGAGATCCAGGACCCCGAATTGGCGGAAGAAATCAAGAAGCGCATGTTCGTATTCGAGGACATCGCAACGTTGGACAACCGTTCCATCCAGCGCGTCATTCGCGATGTAGAGAACGCAGACCTCCAGCTTTCGCTCAAAGTGTCCAGCGAGGAAGTACGGGAAGTTATTTTCCGCAACATGTCGAAACGGATGGCGGACACCTTCAAAGAAGAAATGGAATTCATGGGTCCTGTCCGTCTGCGCGACGTCGAAGAAGCTCAGTCCCGCATTGTTGCGATTATCCGCCGTTTAGAGGAGGCTGGTGAGATCATCATCGCTCGCGGTGGAGGAGATGATATCATTGTCTAG
- the fliF gene encoding flagellar basal-body MS-ring/collar protein FliF: MNERIAVFREQLASRWNQFSKKQKWMIAGISLFLLISLGLYIYIAAQPVYTPLYNQKLSEQEIGKIKQELESAKVPYRITGNGTSIEVPEKMAQDVIVDLAAQGIPSEAGINSEIFSNTLGVTDRQFDVMKKEALQQELRKMLERVKGVRSAQVMITLPEESVWVTETPDTATASVIVDVEPGTTLDQKQINSLYLLVSRSVPKLPMDAIAITDQYSNPLERADENESEGTLTGFNQQEKIKAEVEKNIQQNLYNLLGTIMGRDKVIVHTFIKMNFDKENRVENLVEAPDKENNEGLIISSQKLSKTFSGQGAPPGGIAGTGASAVPSYPASTPQGSNSDYEELNDTINREVNRITRNITLSPYKIEDVTINVGVEPPDGGQLDDATVESIKQVLRNVVRVTLSNQGIDLTQDELDKHISVLPRQFSGKVAAQDSNSLSPTVLWTVGGIAVLALAAVAFLILRRRSQVKQQEEEAPDLLSSSQPTEIPDLIYQEDGDQVVVRKQLEKLARSKPEEFVVLLRTWLAED; the protein is encoded by the coding sequence ATGAACGAACGTATAGCAGTATTCAGAGAACAGCTTGCGTCAAGATGGAACCAGTTTTCCAAAAAGCAAAAATGGATGATCGCAGGAATATCCTTGTTTCTGCTCATCTCACTCGGGCTATACATATACATCGCGGCGCAGCCGGTATATACACCGCTTTACAATCAAAAGCTGAGTGAACAGGAAATCGGGAAAATCAAACAAGAGCTGGAAAGTGCAAAGGTTCCGTACCGGATTACCGGCAATGGAACGAGCATCGAGGTGCCGGAAAAAATGGCACAGGATGTGATTGTGGATTTGGCAGCGCAAGGCATACCTAGCGAGGCTGGCATCAATTCGGAGATCTTTTCCAATACGCTCGGCGTCACGGATCGCCAGTTCGATGTGATGAAAAAGGAAGCCCTTCAACAAGAACTGCGCAAAATGCTGGAGCGGGTGAAGGGTGTGCGAAGCGCACAGGTCATGATCACGCTGCCGGAAGAAAGCGTTTGGGTAACAGAAACCCCCGATACGGCTACCGCTTCGGTCATCGTCGATGTCGAGCCGGGTACGACCCTGGACCAAAAACAAATCAACTCGCTTTACCTGCTCGTTTCCCGAAGTGTGCCGAAGCTGCCGATGGATGCCATCGCCATTACGGACCAGTACTCCAATCCTTTGGAGCGCGCGGATGAAAACGAAAGCGAAGGAACGCTCACCGGTTTTAATCAACAAGAAAAAATCAAGGCTGAAGTGGAAAAGAATATTCAGCAAAACCTGTACAATCTGCTCGGCACCATCATGGGTAGAGACAAAGTAATTGTCCATACGTTTATTAAAATGAACTTTGACAAGGAAAATCGCGTAGAAAATCTCGTGGAAGCTCCTGACAAAGAAAATAACGAAGGACTTATTATTTCCTCTCAAAAATTATCCAAAACGTTCTCGGGTCAAGGCGCACCTCCGGGAGGAATTGCCGGTACGGGCGCAAGCGCAGTCCCCAGCTATCCTGCAAGCACCCCGCAAGGCAGCAACAGTGACTACGAAGAATTGAACGATACGATCAACCGGGAAGTAAACCGAATTACGCGAAACATCACACTGAGTCCATACAAAATCGAAGACGTCACGATCAATGTGGGCGTGGAGCCTCCAGACGGCGGCCAGCTCGATGATGCGACGGTAGAGAGCATCAAGCAAGTATTGCGCAATGTCGTACGGGTTACCTTGAGCAATCAAGGAATCGATTTGACTCAAGATGAACTGGACAAGCATATTTCCGTCCTGCCGCGTCAATTCTCTGGAAAAGTAGCTGCGCAAGACTCCAATTCGCTTAGCCCCACCGTTCTTTGGACAGTCGGCGGTATTGCAGTTCTGGCGCTCGCAGCGGTCGCATTCCTCATTCTGCGGAGAAGAAGTCAGGTCAAACAGCAAGAAGAAGAGGCTCCGGACTTGCTGTCATCGTCCCAGCCTACAGAAATTCCTGACTTGATATACCAGGAAGACGGAGATCAGGTGGTCGTCAGGAAGCAGCTGGAAAAACTGGCGCGAAGCAAGCCAGAAGAGTTTGTCGTCCTGCTTCGTACATGGCTAGCAGAAGATTAA
- the fliE gene encoding flagellar hook-basal body complex protein FliE, with amino-acid sequence MEIHSLSQITPIQTAGVAKTQTPADVTKDFGAFLSDALNQVNQAQVDSSILADKFAAGQIDNIDQVMVAGLKASNMLQMTLQVRNKVIESYQEIMRMTI; translated from the coding sequence ATGGAAATCCATTCGCTATCCCAAATCACACCGATTCAGACGGCAGGAGTAGCCAAGACGCAAACACCTGCTGATGTAACGAAAGATTTCGGCGCCTTTTTATCGGATGCTCTGAACCAAGTGAATCAAGCCCAAGTGGATTCTTCGATCTTGGCAGACAAATTTGCAGCTGGACAGATTGACAACATCGACCAAGTAATGGTGGCAGGATTAAAAGCTTCGAACATGTTGCAGATGACCTTACAGGTACGTAACAAGGTGATCGAGTCTTATCAAGAAATCATGCGCATGACGATATGA
- the flgC gene encoding flagellar basal body rod protein FlgC, producing MSLFQGINTSASALTANRLRMDTIASNIANAETTRANFVNGVWQPYRRKMVELSPKSGESFENLLQAAVGNVTGKNGSQGVRVTAIKEDETPFKLVYDPSHPDADKEGYVLMPNVDVMKEMVDMISASRSYEANITALNATKNMMMKALEIR from the coding sequence ATGAGTCTCTTTCAGGGAATCAACACGAGTGCATCTGCACTGACTGCTAATCGGCTTCGCATGGATACGATCGCTTCGAATATCGCGAATGCCGAAACAACCAGAGCGAATTTCGTGAATGGCGTTTGGCAGCCGTACCGGCGAAAAATGGTGGAACTCTCGCCGAAATCCGGTGAGTCGTTCGAAAACTTGCTGCAGGCGGCAGTAGGAAACGTGACCGGGAAAAATGGCAGCCAAGGCGTGCGGGTAACAGCAATCAAGGAAGACGAGACACCGTTCAAACTGGTGTACGATCCGTCCCACCCGGACGCAGACAAAGAAGGTTATGTCCTGATGCCAAACGTCGACGTGATGAAGGAAATGGTGGACATGATCTCTGCTTCCCGATCGTACGAGGCCAATATTACGGCTTTGAACGCAACGAAAAACATGATGATGAAAGCCTTGGAAATCAGGTAA
- the flgB gene encoding flagellar basal body rod protein FlgB, whose translation MLGSYHMQVLERSMDAANLRNRTIANNLANIDTPQYKSQQVVFEEYLQQELSGARGQQKLEAYRTNEKHIPFANAGGFATPQIVSNPNNFVQNNGNDVDLEAEETELAKNQIWYSGLTQLTAGAYQKIRSVIDGGGK comes from the coding sequence ATGCTGGGAAGCTATCATATGCAGGTCCTGGAGCGATCAATGGATGCTGCAAACCTTAGAAACAGAACGATCGCGAACAATCTAGCTAACATCGATACCCCTCAATACAAGAGCCAGCAAGTCGTATTCGAAGAGTACCTTCAGCAGGAATTATCTGGCGCACGGGGACAGCAAAAGTTGGAAGCATATCGCACCAATGAAAAGCACATACCATTTGCCAATGCGGGAGGTTTTGCAACTCCGCAAATCGTTTCCAACCCAAACAACTTTGTACAAAATAACGGGAACGATGTCGATTTGGAAGCGGAAGAAACCGAATTGGCCAAAAACCAGATTTGGTACAGCGGTTTGACTCAACTAACGGCCGGAGCGTACCAAAAAATACGAAGTGTCATTGACGGCGGAGGGAAATAG
- the codY gene encoding GTP-sensing pleiotropic transcriptional regulator CodY, producing the protein MDLLSKTRRINRMLQKSAGHAVNFNEMAQVLSDVIEANTFVVSRKGKLLGFAIHQEMDNARIRKMLEDRRFPEEYSQGLLKVEETSANLDVESPYTIFPVEMKEVFRAGWTTLVPIMGGGDRLGTLILGRINDQFVDDDLILAEVGATVVGMEILRERSEAIEEEARSKAVVQMAIGSLSYSELEAVEHIFEELEGKEGLLVASKIADRVGITRSVIVNALRKLESAGVIESRSLGMKGTFIKVLNEKLLPELEKLKTS; encoded by the coding sequence ATGGATCTTTTGTCGAAAACAAGAAGAATTAACCGCATGCTGCAAAAATCTGCAGGGCATGCCGTAAACTTCAATGAAATGGCGCAAGTTTTGAGCGATGTCATCGAAGCGAATACATTCGTAGTCAGCCGCAAAGGGAAGCTGCTCGGGTTTGCCATCCATCAAGAAATGGACAACGCCCGTATCCGCAAAATGCTGGAAGACCGCCGATTCCCGGAAGAATACAGCCAAGGACTGCTGAAAGTCGAAGAAACCTCCGCCAACCTGGACGTAGAAAGCCCATACACGATTTTCCCTGTGGAAATGAAAGAGGTATTCCGCGCCGGTTGGACCACGCTCGTGCCGATCATGGGTGGAGGAGACCGCTTGGGTACACTGATTCTGGGCAGAATCAACGATCAGTTCGTCGATGACGATTTGATTTTGGCAGAAGTAGGGGCCACGGTAGTAGGCATGGAAATTCTGCGCGAGCGCTCTGAAGCGATTGAGGAAGAAGCTCGCAGCAAGGCCGTCGTACAAATGGCGATTGGTTCCCTGTCTTACAGCGAGCTGGAGGCAGTCGAACATATCTTTGAAGAACTGGAAGGCAAAGAAGGTTTGCTGGTCGCTTCCAAAATTGCCGACCGCGTAGGAATTACCCGCTCCGTGATCGTAAACGCGCTCCGCAAGCTGGAGAGCGCAGGCGTGATCGAATCCCGCTCTCTGGGTATGAAAGGTACGTTTATCAAAGTACTGAACGAGAAGCTGTTGCCAGAGCTGGAGAAGTTGAAAACTTCGTAA
- the hslU gene encoding ATP-dependent protease ATPase subunit HslU yields MLNLEQLTPRKIVEHLDKYIVGQAQAKKAIAVALRNRYRRSRLPEQMIEEVVPKNILMIGPTGVGKTEIARRIAKLTGAPFIKVEATKFTEVGYVGRDVESMVRDLVEASIRTVKQEKMEAVKEKAEKLANDAIVNVLVPSRKQQSSFKNPLEMLFGGQNQQTPAQEPEDASIEQQRRQVSWQLANGQLEDQMIEIDVEDQSPTMFDMFQVPGTEQMGMQMQDMLGSLLPKRTKKRKLRIKDARKVLIQQEAQKLVDMDEVTQESIRRAENHGIIFIDEIDKIAGKDGRGPDVSREGVQRDILPIVEGSTIMTKYGPVKTDYILFIAAGAFHMAKPSDLIPELQGRFPIRVELTSLRVEDFVRILTEPKNALLKQYIALLETEGIRVEFTPEAISELASLAAEVNQSTDNIGARRLHTILEKLLEDLSFEAPDIHLEVVQITPDYVKQKLGTIVGNKDLSQYIL; encoded by the coding sequence GTGCTGAATCTTGAGCAACTAACCCCGCGTAAGATCGTTGAGCATCTGGACAAATACATCGTCGGGCAAGCACAAGCCAAGAAAGCCATCGCCGTTGCCTTGCGCAACCGTTATCGCCGCAGCCGCTTGCCGGAGCAAATGATTGAAGAAGTCGTCCCGAAAAACATTTTGATGATCGGTCCCACTGGCGTCGGAAAAACGGAAATCGCCCGCCGGATCGCCAAGCTGACGGGCGCCCCGTTTATTAAAGTAGAGGCGACAAAATTCACGGAAGTGGGCTACGTCGGCAGAGATGTGGAATCCATGGTTCGGGATCTGGTCGAAGCCTCGATTCGTACCGTGAAGCAGGAAAAAATGGAAGCAGTCAAAGAGAAGGCGGAAAAGCTCGCAAACGATGCCATTGTGAACGTCCTGGTTCCATCGCGCAAGCAGCAAAGCTCGTTTAAAAACCCTCTCGAAATGCTTTTTGGAGGGCAAAACCAGCAGACTCCCGCACAAGAGCCGGAGGACGCTTCCATCGAGCAGCAGCGCAGACAAGTATCGTGGCAGCTTGCGAATGGCCAATTGGAAGACCAGATGATCGAGATTGACGTCGAGGATCAATCCCCTACGATGTTTGACATGTTCCAGGTTCCGGGTACAGAACAAATGGGGATGCAAATGCAGGATATGCTTGGCAGCCTCCTGCCAAAACGGACGAAGAAACGAAAATTGCGAATAAAAGATGCACGAAAGGTATTAATTCAGCAAGAAGCGCAAAAACTGGTGGATATGGATGAGGTCACGCAGGAGTCGATTCGCCGGGCGGAAAACCACGGGATCATCTTCATCGACGAAATCGACAAGATCGCGGGCAAAGACGGCCGTGGTCCGGACGTTTCCCGAGAAGGTGTGCAACGGGACATCTTGCCGATTGTAGAAGGCTCTACCATCATGACCAAGTACGGTCCTGTCAAAACCGATTACATCTTGTTCATAGCTGCCGGCGCTTTCCATATGGCGAAGCCGTCCGATCTGATACCGGAGCTGCAAGGACGCTTCCCGATCCGGGTAGAGCTCACCAGTCTTCGAGTAGAAGATTTTGTGCGGATTTTGACAGAGCCGAAAAACGCGCTGCTGAAACAGTACATCGCCCTCCTGGAAACGGAAGGGATTCGGGTGGAGTTTACGCCGGAAGCCATTTCCGAGCTGGCCAGTCTCGCAGCGGAAGTGAACCAGAGCACCGACAATATCGGGGCCAGACGCTTGCATACCATCTTGGAAAAGCTGCTGGAAGACTTGTCGTTTGAGGCTCCCGATATTCACCTGGAGGTCGTGCAAATCACCCCTGATTACGTCAAGCAAAAACTGGGTACTATCGTAGGGAATAAGGATTTGAGCCAATATATCCTGTAA
- the hslV gene encoding ATP-dependent protease subunit HslV, with product MEQFHATTIFAIQHNGSVAMAGDGQVTFGNSMVMKHGAKKVRRLYRGEVLAGFAGSVADAITLFEKFEGKLEEYHGNLQRAAVELAKEWRMDKVLRRLEAMMIVLNKDHLLLISGNGEIIEPDDGILAIGSGGSFALAAGRALKKYAPHLSAREIAEASLLTAAEICVFTNTNLVVDEIQ from the coding sequence ATGGAACAATTTCATGCCACAACGATTTTCGCCATACAGCATAATGGGTCAGTCGCGATGGCCGGAGACGGTCAAGTCACTTTTGGCAACAGCATGGTCATGAAGCACGGCGCAAAGAAAGTGCGACGGCTTTACCGAGGCGAAGTCCTGGCTGGTTTTGCCGGATCGGTGGCGGATGCCATTACGCTCTTCGAAAAATTCGAGGGCAAGCTGGAGGAGTACCACGGCAACCTTCAGCGTGCGGCCGTCGAATTGGCAAAGGAATGGCGCATGGACAAAGTGCTGCGCCGCCTCGAAGCAATGATGATTGTACTCAACAAAGACCACTTGTTGCTGATCTCGGGCAACGGTGAAATTATCGAACCGGATGATGGAATTTTGGCGATCGGCTCCGGCGGCAGCTTTGCACTCGCTGCTGGACGGGCACTGAAAAAATACGCTCCCCATTTGAGCGCACGGGAAATTGCGGAAGCATCTCTTCTCACGGCTGCGGAAATATGTGTTTTCACGAACACCAACTTGGTTGTGGATGAAATCCAATAG
- the xerC gene encoding tyrosine recombinase XerC, translating to MDISQQLASEVAMFTRYLQVEKNASPHTVKQYVADIREFVAFMEQHQITAFAAVSYLHGRSFLAHLAKKGLSRRSIARKLSSLRSLFRFLLREGLLEGNPFQLVSTPKMEKKLPTFLYPQEVQAFLDLPDMTTPLGVRDRLIFELLYASGIRVTELVTLSVDAIDPNMGVALVYGKGAKERYVPVGSYACDVLRQYLEYGRQKLLAGLKDHGYLLVNYRGEPLSDRSVRRVIDKYVETHALHLHVSPHTFRHTFATHMLNGGADLRTVQELLGHVNVSTTQVYTHVTKERLRHVYNTAHPRAGTRDTGSANRT from the coding sequence ATGGACATTTCGCAACAGCTCGCATCTGAAGTTGCGATGTTTACCCGTTATTTGCAAGTAGAAAAAAACGCCTCTCCTCACACGGTGAAGCAGTATGTGGCAGATATCCGCGAATTTGTCGCCTTTATGGAACAGCACCAAATCACCGCATTTGCTGCTGTTTCTTATTTGCATGGTCGCTCCTTTCTCGCGCATCTGGCGAAAAAAGGCCTCTCCAGGCGAAGTATTGCCCGCAAGCTTTCCAGTTTGCGCAGCCTGTTTCGTTTTTTGTTGCGTGAAGGGTTATTGGAAGGGAATCCATTCCAACTCGTTTCGACTCCCAAAATGGAGAAGAAACTTCCTACCTTTTTGTATCCACAAGAAGTTCAAGCATTTTTGGATCTGCCGGATATGACGACTCCACTCGGGGTGAGAGATCGGCTGATTTTTGAACTGCTGTACGCGAGCGGCATACGAGTCACGGAGCTGGTTACACTCTCCGTAGATGCGATCGATCCAAACATGGGTGTCGCGCTCGTATACGGAAAAGGGGCAAAAGAAAGGTATGTGCCGGTGGGAAGTTATGCTTGCGACGTTCTTCGGCAATACCTAGAGTATGGAAGACAAAAGCTTCTGGCTGGTCTCAAGGATCATGGATATCTACTGGTCAACTACCGTGGTGAGCCGTTGTCTGACAGAAGCGTTCGCCGCGTGATCGACAAATACGTCGAAACGCACGCGCTCCATCTGCATGTGTCTCCGCATACGTTCCGCCATACATTCGCCACCCATATGCTAAATGGAGGCGCTGACCTTCGGACGGTGCAGGAGCTGCTCGGACACGTGAATGTTTCGACGACACAGGTGTATACGCATGTGACCAAGGAGAGGCTCCGCCATGTATACAACACCGCTCATCCGCGTGCGGGTACGCGCGATACCGGTTCCGCCAATCGTACATAG